In Treponema primitia ZAS-2, a genomic segment contains:
- a CDS encoding ABC transporter substrate-binding protein, which produces MKLTENTKKFDRLLLILGLVVLVVGFLFALSSKGITLQKDKVLVFTQWWDDELEEGTLPSLIAEFEAQHPDITIKLDNRSYEEIRDALRTGEDSALNANIIGLDPLWFDDLIRREVLEPLDGYSKPEENSVTPDTENGYEKYGLPLISFISPLFYNIELLRDAGFDRPPKSRAELLACARAVTDKASGKYGLALALGSENPLGIYRDIFSWIWASGPSLIREGKPDFSAPGITGAMVFLKQLREEELLLPGTFTMTETEKREDFIRGRTAMMIGSVADIYTLQERMGETSFGITVIPGESPLGGKPIMGLTSWYLGIPRGSARKDEAWAFLSYLQERGSFIAEKAHAVPGSRNSVIDFNTRDPLFAKAYDMYAAGETVQEFAGVSGVDELEAIVRDQVYALFEKDQSPEETAKGIQRRWEEL; this is translated from the coding sequence ATGAAACTTACAGAGAACACAAAAAAATTTGATCGTCTGCTGCTGATTCTGGGATTGGTTGTACTGGTGGTGGGCTTTCTTTTTGCCCTGAGTAGTAAAGGCATAACCCTGCAAAAAGACAAGGTCCTGGTATTTACCCAGTGGTGGGATGATGAACTGGAGGAAGGAACCCTTCCCTCCCTGATTGCCGAATTCGAAGCCCAACACCCCGATATCACCATAAAGTTGGATAATCGCTCCTATGAAGAAATCAGGGATGCCCTCCGGACAGGGGAAGACTCCGCTTTGAATGCGAATATTATCGGTTTGGACCCCCTCTGGTTTGATGATCTGATCCGCCGGGAAGTCTTGGAACCCCTGGACGGCTACAGCAAACCTGAAGAAAACTCTGTTACCCCTGATACCGAAAATGGTTACGAAAAATACGGACTCCCTTTAATATCCTTCATCAGCCCCCTCTTCTATAATATTGAATTGCTTCGAGACGCCGGGTTTGACCGGCCCCCTAAAAGCCGGGCAGAATTACTCGCCTGCGCCCGGGCGGTTACGGATAAAGCTTCGGGCAAGTACGGCCTGGCCCTGGCATTGGGATCCGAAAATCCCCTGGGAATTTACCGGGATATTTTTTCCTGGATCTGGGCTTCCGGCCCTTCCCTGATCAGAGAAGGTAAGCCGGACTTTTCTGCTCCGGGTATTACCGGGGCCATGGTATTTCTGAAACAACTACGGGAGGAAGAACTCCTCCTACCGGGAACCTTTACCATGACTGAAACAGAGAAACGGGAAGATTTTATCCGGGGCCGTACAGCTATGATGATAGGCTCAGTGGCGGATATTTATACCCTGCAGGAACGAATGGGAGAAACCTCCTTCGGCATTACCGTTATTCCCGGCGAGTCCCCCCTGGGGGGGAAACCCATCATGGGCTTAACCAGCTGGTACCTCGGCATACCCCGGGGAAGCGCCCGGAAGGATGAAGCCTGGGCTTTCCTGTCCTATCTTCAGGAGCGGGGCTCGTTCATCGCTGAAAAGGCCCATGCGGTACCGGGCAGCAGAAACAGTGTTATTGATTTCAACACTCGGGACCCCCTCTTTGCCAAGGCTTACGATATGTATGCCGCCGGGGAAACTGTTCAGGAATTCGCCGGAGTCTCCGGGGTGGATGAACTTGAAGCCATAGTTCGGGATCAGGTATACGCCCTGTTTGAAAAAGACCAGAGTCCGGAAGAAACAGCAAAGGGCATACAACGGCGTTGGGAAGAGCTATAA
- a CDS encoding shikimate kinase, producing MEKGAVPGVIIITGPKHSGKTSAGRAAAAILGTGFTDLDEFIEQLTGKSPRTLYKEGPEVFRAAETLALERLLSETVSAEALEAKAGPRVVAAGGGLIDNPAALELLRRPGTIPVTVFLELSAETAWDRINASAKAEGELPPFLSTENPRETHAALHQRRGRAYKEFAAFTIQADKKSPEAIGREIAALALTGLAGHRQSTYPAAE from the coding sequence ATGGAAAAGGGAGCAGTTCCGGGGGTAATTATCATAACCGGACCGAAACATTCAGGAAAAACCAGCGCCGGCCGGGCAGCAGCGGCGATCCTGGGAACCGGGTTTACCGATTTGGATGAGTTCATAGAACAGCTAACCGGGAAGAGCCCCCGGACTCTTTATAAGGAAGGGCCTGAAGTGTTTCGGGCAGCGGAAACCCTGGCCCTGGAAAGGCTTCTCTCCGAGACTGTTTCGGCAGAGGCCCTGGAAGCCAAGGCCGGCCCAAGGGTGGTAGCTGCCGGCGGCGGCCTTATCGACAATCCCGCTGCCCTGGAACTGCTCAGGCGGCCTGGTACTATACCGGTAACGGTTTTCCTGGAACTCAGCGCGGAAACCGCCTGGGACCGGATCAACGCCTCCGCAAAAGCCGAAGGGGAACTGCCCCCCTTCCTCAGTACCGAAAATCCCCGGGAAACCCACGCCGCCCTCCACCAGAGAAGGGGCAGGGCTTATAAGGAGTTTGCCGCTTTCACCATCCAGGCGGATAAAAAAAGCCCCGAAGCAATAGGCCGGGAAATCGCGGCCCTGGCTCTGACGGGATTAGCCGGCCATAGGCAATCAACATACCCCGCTGCAGAGTAA
- a CDS encoding PrsW family glutamic-type intramembrane protease, which translates to MNGIWVLLLLIGLSALPILAVLLWIRLRHFPIKLPWFLLGILGGALSLGVAAILQSLFPKMGEATISILLFKIFIQIALTEELSRFGVLFLFFWGFRRISKNQEFYTPAFSSLMGLIVGLGFAVIETAMYGVGNFRIALIRAVTAAPLHGACGIRIGLGTYHLGDAPTLALVRFLYAVGIHGIYNFMLVSPGIPVVFPVLIAFTALLSSMQMIRYSGSVV; encoded by the coding sequence ATGAACGGTATTTGGGTTCTGCTGCTATTAATAGGTCTCTCTGCTCTGCCGATTCTGGCGGTATTACTCTGGATACGCCTCCGCCATTTCCCCATTAAGCTGCCCTGGTTCCTTCTGGGCATCCTGGGGGGCGCCCTTTCCTTAGGTGTAGCCGCTATTTTGCAGAGTTTGTTCCCCAAGATGGGTGAAGCAACCATAAGTATACTCCTGTTCAAGATTTTTATTCAGATTGCCCTGACCGAGGAACTCAGCCGTTTTGGAGTACTGTTCCTCTTTTTTTGGGGTTTTCGCCGCATCAGTAAAAACCAGGAGTTTTATACCCCCGCTTTCAGCTCCCTTATGGGTCTTATCGTGGGGCTGGGCTTTGCGGTTATAGAAACCGCCATGTACGGGGTGGGAAATTTCCGCATTGCCCTGATCCGGGCCGTTACCGCCGCCCCCTTGCACGGAGCCTGCGGTATCCGGATCGGTCTGGGAACCTATCATCTGGGCGACGCCCCGACTCTTGCCCTGGTCCGGTTCCTCTACGCCGTGGGCATCCACGGAATATACAACTTTATGCTCGTGAGTCCGGGGATACCCGTGGTTTTTCCGGTTCTCATCGCCTTTACCGCCCTGCTTTCTTCAATGCAAATGATCCGTTATTCCGGATCGGTTGTTTGA
- a CDS encoding M15 family metallopeptidase, whose translation MKKSRSCFLIALILGLTGCALFQKDGVLIIPDERAGPNLVIYFAEKSETRPAAEAIARTSGGELFEISGGAGRKRQRPLPDLLDYETFFVGASLTAGKIPAPLEAFLAETDFLDGRVIPFWTSGDFDGDLNSEFEKRLHGARFLPGGGFLFARKIKTKEIEAMAETWTQDMLTELGLRRAAGGNQAEDMVKLFAAAYSNRFSPAVFQDRDWTLEMDGVRWYYAQGRFLPQEDAYRPEDFRPPFLYRYTPEPSGGEASPWQDTANRILSRRQYTGYGPNRITANPGAKRSPFVEAIWQAGNRTEAYAHQQWIKFLGWSVQVHQDIVAPLSRVEARIQELAQDSPEIQGWIKNLASITAWNWRNVAGSESRSFHAYGVAVDLLMKAQAGMETYWQWTAAKGINWQTVPAEKRQNPPAPVIRAFEEQGFIWGGRWPRYDTMHFEYHPELLILGAGR comes from the coding sequence TTGAAAAAATCGCGGTCCTGTTTCCTTATAGCCTTGATCCTCGGCCTGACCGGGTGCGCCTTGTTCCAAAAAGACGGCGTACTAATAATACCGGACGAAAGGGCAGGGCCTAACCTGGTCATCTATTTTGCCGAGAAAAGCGAAACCCGCCCTGCGGCAGAGGCTATTGCCCGGACAAGCGGAGGGGAACTGTTTGAAATAAGCGGCGGCGCCGGGCGAAAACGCCAAAGGCCCCTGCCTGATCTGTTGGATTACGAGACCTTTTTTGTAGGCGCTTCCCTCACGGCGGGCAAGATTCCTGCGCCCCTGGAGGCTTTTCTTGCGGAAACCGATTTCCTTGACGGCAGGGTCATCCCCTTTTGGACCAGCGGCGACTTTGACGGGGATTTGAACAGTGAGTTTGAAAAACGCCTACATGGGGCGCGCTTCCTTCCCGGCGGAGGGTTTCTGTTTGCCCGGAAGATAAAAACGAAGGAAATTGAGGCCATGGCCGAAACCTGGACTCAGGATATGCTCACGGAACTTGGGTTACGCAGGGCCGCCGGGGGAAACCAGGCCGAGGATATGGTTAAGCTCTTCGCGGCAGCCTACAGCAACCGTTTTAGCCCGGCGGTCTTTCAGGACCGGGACTGGACTCTGGAGATGGACGGGGTCCGCTGGTATTATGCCCAGGGCAGATTCCTCCCCCAGGAAGATGCGTATAGGCCGGAGGATTTTCGCCCCCCATTTTTATACCGGTATACCCCGGAGCCCTCAGGCGGCGAGGCGAGCCCGTGGCAGGACACGGCGAACCGGATCCTTTCCCGGCGGCAATACACCGGTTATGGGCCTAACCGCATAACAGCCAACCCCGGCGCAAAGCGTTCTCCCTTTGTTGAGGCCATCTGGCAAGCCGGGAACAGAACAGAAGCTTACGCTCACCAGCAATGGATCAAATTTCTGGGATGGTCTGTGCAGGTACACCAGGACATCGTGGCGCCCCTGAGCCGGGTGGAAGCGCGTATTCAGGAACTGGCCCAGGACAGCCCTGAAATACAGGGGTGGATAAAAAACCTGGCAAGCATTACCGCCTGGAACTGGAGGAACGTCGCGGGGAGTGAAAGCCGCAGCTTTCATGCCTACGGGGTCGCGGTAGATTTACTGATGAAGGCCCAGGCGGGTATGGAAACCTACTGGCAGTGGACCGCCGCCAAAGGAATTAACTGGCAGACAGTCCCCGCCGAAAAAAGGCAAAACCCGCCCGCCCCGGTAATCCGCGCATTTGAGGAACAGGGCTTTATATGGGGCGGCAGATGGCCGCGCTATGATACCATGCACTTCGAGTACCACCCGGAACTGCTGATCCTGGGAGCCGGCAGGTAG
- a CDS encoding FecR family protein, with protein MKRFLYVIMIALWGIFPPFTHFLAADPIARIQDISGTVELKKSGASSWTPARTGDTLTKDSLISTGFKSTAILALGNSTITVKPLTRLSLAELTTVDGTEQAALNLHTGRVRADVAPPAGGNVDFSVRSPSVTASVRGTAFELDVRNIRVSEGTVLFSPTSGSGRAKAIPVLAGESSFVDTRTGMVISPVMVRAASLNPPAPTGRDTPVKPRASGVAGVAGNQPGSLTINVELTQGGD; from the coding sequence ATGAAACGGTTTTTGTATGTGATAATGATTGCTTTGTGGGGGATTTTCCCCCCCTTTACCCATTTTCTGGCGGCGGATCCCATTGCACGAATCCAGGATATTTCCGGCACCGTGGAACTAAAAAAATCCGGCGCCTCTTCCTGGACGCCTGCCAGAACAGGTGATACGCTTACTAAGGATTCATTAATTTCCACAGGCTTTAAGAGCACCGCCATTCTTGCCCTGGGAAATTCGACCATCACCGTGAAGCCTCTGACCCGGCTTTCCCTGGCGGAACTGACCACAGTAGACGGCACAGAACAGGCAGCCCTGAATCTCCACACCGGGAGGGTGCGGGCGGATGTTGCGCCGCCGGCCGGGGGTAATGTTGATTTTTCTGTTCGCAGCCCTTCTGTCACAGCATCGGTGCGGGGTACAGCCTTTGAATTGGATGTCCGGAATATCCGGGTCTCCGAGGGGACGGTACTGTTTAGCCCTACATCAGGGAGTGGCAGGGCGAAGGCGATACCGGTATTGGCGGGGGAATCCAGTTTTGTAGATACCCGCACCGGAATGGTGATAAGCCCCGTAATGGTAAGGGCCGCAAGCCTCAACCCCCCTGCGCCTACAGGGCGGGATACTCCGGTTAAGCCCCGTGCTTCGGGTGTGGCAGGCGTAGCAGGGAATCAGCCGGGGTCATTAACCATTAACGTAGAATTGACCCAGGGAGGAGACTGA
- a CDS encoding chromosome segregation SMC family protein, translating to MFLKNLDIFGFKSFADRTRVDFADGITALLGPNGCGKSNVVDAIKWVLGEQASRAMRAEKMEDVIFNGTENRKALNVAEVALTIENESGRLPMDVAEIQIKRRLYRSGESEYFINSTPVKLKEIRELFWDTGVGKAAYSVMEQGKIDQVLSSKPDERRYLFEEAAGITRFKVKSAEAERKLAKTEENMRQVEGILGEVKRSYDSLKVQADKTLKYRSLREEIFQFELDIQLLRLKQFKYERDERNENLKRRTEERDTIRSDIDAVSKSLEENMDVVNSMEETLIQYQKDIYGLAVEKNAREKEARLFAEQRADTKAAIQQNESRERAIGIKIEELTEDAEEQDGVVRDLQKKVHDIEANITGFEESVQAAASRIGENDSGVRQSEEEIRNLEKERGDHEKALEAITDDIVAALDAGLREAGYSAAERRSTEASLEETLGFLRTLLAGRETLLRDLAAAAERSAAGDQLPSSAELKRIAEGLAAALGDAAAYGDKVLALFESYRKSTPSFIDEFLAPEGIITKKRSLDTNIRAANEGITGRRSRIAGLRQDNENLNIKIDEYRATLEELRIGRARMTAQAQAAEEQSKLIRRELAGQEGLLKTVQDELFLGRKRFDEINERIADTESELAEIEQKGLRLTADLEKLEKDISKKNGDVAGKQETIKKRTADLAKVQATLERIHLELVQSETEIKNIQDNFRETHSRDLMEFEERIFTITTPAAELRDSLSQARNKLKDLGSVNLMAPEEFAETKERYEFLSSQMADLTKARDDLEAITKEIKQESSDLFIATYNKIKKNFHNMFRRLFGGGKAELRLVDPNHVLESGIEIYAQPPGKKLENITLLSGGEKSMTAVALLFATYMVKPSPFCLLDEIDAALDEQNVIRFVQLLREFGSTSQFIVITHNKKTVTGAETLLGVTMEESGITKVISVKLKNEELAVTPEPDKDTPLFEEEDVEPEEGRELPIGINDPALVSEAELRPIRAGAARSVPAADNESH from the coding sequence TTGTTCCTTAAAAATTTAGACATTTTTGGTTTCAAATCTTTTGCCGACCGAACTCGGGTCGATTTTGCTGACGGCATTACTGCCCTGCTGGGGCCCAATGGCTGTGGTAAGTCCAATGTGGTGGACGCTATCAAGTGGGTGCTGGGGGAACAGGCTTCCCGGGCTATGCGGGCCGAAAAGATGGAAGACGTCATCTTTAACGGTACCGAAAACCGCAAGGCCCTGAATGTAGCGGAAGTGGCCCTGACCATCGAAAATGAATCCGGGCGGCTTCCTATGGATGTGGCGGAAATCCAGATAAAGCGTCGGCTCTACCGGTCCGGGGAAAGCGAGTACTTCATCAACTCGACGCCGGTCAAATTAAAGGAAATTCGGGAGCTGTTCTGGGATACCGGGGTGGGCAAGGCGGCCTATTCGGTGATGGAACAGGGCAAAATCGACCAGGTACTGTCCTCCAAGCCCGATGAACGGCGCTATCTCTTTGAAGAAGCTGCGGGTATTACCCGTTTTAAGGTGAAAAGCGCCGAGGCAGAGCGGAAACTCGCTAAAACCGAAGAAAATATGCGCCAGGTTGAGGGTATTCTGGGGGAAGTGAAGCGTTCCTACGATAGCCTCAAGGTCCAGGCGGACAAAACCCTGAAATACCGTTCCCTGCGGGAGGAAATTTTCCAGTTTGAGTTGGATATTCAGCTCCTGCGGCTGAAACAGTTCAAGTACGAGCGGGATGAACGGAACGAAAACCTCAAAAGGCGAACTGAAGAACGGGATACCATCCGCTCGGATATTGATGCGGTCAGTAAATCCCTGGAAGAAAACATGGATGTGGTTAATTCTATGGAAGAAACCCTCATCCAGTACCAGAAGGATATTTACGGCCTGGCTGTAGAAAAAAATGCCCGGGAAAAAGAAGCCCGGCTTTTCGCGGAACAACGGGCTGATACCAAAGCGGCGATCCAGCAGAACGAAAGCCGGGAACGGGCCATTGGTATAAAGATCGAAGAACTGACCGAGGATGCGGAAGAACAGGACGGGGTAGTCCGGGATCTGCAAAAAAAAGTCCACGATATAGAAGCAAACATCACCGGCTTTGAGGAGAGCGTCCAAGCCGCCGCTTCCCGAATCGGAGAAAACGATTCGGGTGTGCGCCAGAGTGAGGAGGAGATCCGCAATTTAGAGAAAGAGCGGGGGGATCACGAAAAGGCCCTGGAGGCCATCACCGACGATATCGTGGCCGCCCTGGATGCGGGGCTCAGGGAAGCAGGGTATTCGGCGGCGGAACGGCGCAGCACCGAGGCGTCCTTGGAGGAAACCCTGGGGTTCCTGCGGACCCTGCTTGCGGGCCGGGAAACCCTGCTCCGGGATCTGGCAGCTGCGGCAGAACGGTCTGCGGCGGGAGACCAGCTCCCCTCTTCGGCGGAATTGAAGCGCATCGCTGAAGGGCTCGCAGCAGCCCTGGGGGATGCGGCGGCTTATGGGGACAAGGTCCTGGCCCTTTTTGAAAGCTACCGGAAAAGTACCCCCAGCTTCATCGACGAATTCCTCGCCCCGGAAGGGATCATCACCAAAAAGCGGTCCCTGGACACCAATATCCGGGCCGCCAACGAAGGTATCACCGGGCGGCGCAGCCGTATTGCCGGCCTCAGGCAGGATAATGAAAACCTAAACATCAAGATCGATGAGTACCGGGCCACCCTGGAAGAGCTTCGTATAGGCCGCGCGCGGATGACCGCCCAGGCACAGGCGGCGGAGGAACAGTCCAAACTTATACGCCGGGAACTGGCCGGCCAGGAAGGGCTCCTCAAGACCGTGCAGGACGAACTTTTCCTGGGCCGCAAACGGTTTGATGAAATCAATGAACGTATAGCCGACACTGAATCGGAGCTTGCGGAAATTGAGCAAAAGGGACTTCGTTTGACCGCAGACCTGGAAAAGCTGGAAAAGGATATTAGCAAAAAGAACGGGGATGTGGCGGGGAAACAGGAGACCATCAAGAAACGGACTGCGGACCTTGCCAAGGTTCAGGCGACCCTGGAGCGTATACACCTGGAACTGGTCCAGTCAGAAACAGAAATTAAAAACATCCAGGATAATTTCCGGGAAACCCATTCCCGGGACCTGATGGAATTTGAAGAGCGTATTTTTACTATCACTACCCCCGCAGCAGAACTGCGGGACAGCCTGAGCCAGGCCCGGAACAAACTCAAGGACCTGGGATCGGTAAACCTCATGGCCCCGGAAGAATTTGCGGAAACCAAGGAACGCTACGAATTCCTCTCCAGCCAGATGGCGGACCTCACCAAGGCCCGGGACGATCTGGAAGCCATCACCAAGGAAATCAAACAGGAATCCTCGGATCTGTTCATAGCAACCTACAACAAGATCAAGAAAAACTTTCACAATATGTTCCGCCGGCTCTTCGGGGGCGGTAAGGCGGAACTCCGGCTGGTGGACCCCAACCATGTTCTGGAATCGGGGATTGAAATCTACGCCCAGCCCCCGGGGAAAAAACTGGAAAACATCACCCTCCTTTCGGGGGGTGAAAAATCCATGACCGCCGTGGCCCTTCTCTTTGCCACCTATATGGTAAAACCCTCGCCCTTTTGTCTATTGGACGAAATCGACGCCGCCCTGGACGAGCAAAACGTTATCCGCTTCGTCCAACTGCTGCGGGAATTCGGCAGCACCAGTCAGTTCATCGTCATCACCCATAACAAAAAAACGGTAACCGGCGCAGAAACACTCTTAGGGGTGACCATGGAAGAGTCGGGAATTACCAAGGTTATTTCAGTAAAACTGAAAAACGAAGAGCTTGCGGTGACCCCCGAACCCGACAAAGACACGCCCCTGTTCGAGGAAGAAGACGTGGAACCGGAAGAAGGCCGGGAACTGCCCATAGGTATCAACGATCCTGCCCTGGTCAGCGAAGCGGAACTGCGGCCCATACGGGCAGGCGCCGCACGGTCGGTTCCGGCAGCGGACAACGAGAGTCACTGA
- a CDS encoding ABC transporter ATP-binding protein, whose amino-acid sequence MAKVELKNIGKVYEGNVRAVDDANITVEDKEFVVFVGPSGCGKSTTLRMIAGLEDITEGELLIDGEPMNDVPPKDRNIAMVFQNYALYPHMSVYENMAFGLRIRKVEKSEIDRRVHEAAKILDIEKFLERKPKALSGGQRQRVAVGRAIVRNPKVFLFDEPLSNLDAKLRVQMRVELSDLHHRLDATMIYVTHDQVEAMTMASKIVVMKDGKVQQIGSPLYLYNHPVNKFVAGFIGSPPMNFLTVKVVEKGGDLVLEEGSFDIKPAPEHVTYLKPYVGKEIYFGIRPENLDFVETPAAENNMKVKITVVEPLGADIHLWLTTETQPLVARTEPHYTFKVGDTANLVPHLDKARYFDKETELSILKELDERAR is encoded by the coding sequence ATGGCAAAGGTAGAACTGAAAAATATCGGGAAGGTGTATGAGGGGAATGTCCGCGCTGTGGACGATGCCAACATCACCGTGGAGGACAAGGAATTTGTCGTCTTTGTAGGGCCCTCGGGGTGTGGAAAATCCACTACCCTCCGGATGATCGCCGGCTTGGAGGATATTACCGAAGGGGAGCTGTTAATCGACGGGGAGCCGATGAACGATGTCCCCCCAAAGGACCGGAATATCGCCATGGTATTCCAGAATTATGCCCTGTATCCCCACATGTCGGTGTATGAAAACATGGCTTTCGGGCTCAGGATACGGAAGGTTGAAAAATCCGAAATTGATCGCCGGGTCCATGAGGCGGCGAAGATCCTGGATATCGAAAAGTTCCTGGAACGCAAGCCCAAGGCCCTTTCCGGGGGCCAGCGCCAACGGGTTGCCGTGGGACGGGCCATAGTCCGTAATCCCAAGGTGTTCCTCTTTGACGAGCCCCTTTCCAACCTGGACGCGAAACTCCGGGTCCAGATGCGGGTAGAGTTGTCAGACCTTCACCACCGGCTGGACGCTACCATGATCTACGTTACCCATGACCAGGTGGAAGCCATGACCATGGCCAGCAAGATCGTGGTAATGAAGGACGGGAAGGTTCAGCAAATCGGATCCCCCCTGTACCTCTACAACCACCCGGTTAACAAATTCGTGGCCGGATTCATCGGATCCCCCCCTATGAACTTCCTCACCGTAAAGGTTGTCGAAAAAGGCGGCGACCTCGTTCTGGAAGAGGGTTCCTTCGATATAAAACCCGCGCCGGAGCATGTGACCTACCTCAAACCATACGTGGGCAAGGAAATTTACTTTGGTATACGCCCGGAAAACCTGGATTTTGTGGAAACCCCGGCAGCAGAAAACAACATGAAGGTAAAAATTACCGTAGTTGAACCCCTGGGCGCAGATATCCACCTCTGGCTTACCACCGAAACCCAACCCCTGGTAGCCCGGACCGAGCCTCACTACACCTTTAAGGTAGGGGATACGGCCAACCTGGTCCCTCACCTGGACAAAGCTCGATACTTTGACAAGGAAACAGAGCTTTCTATACTGAAAGAGCTGGACGAACGGGCTAGGTAG
- a CDS encoding BrnT family toxin, producing the protein MIKFKWDPAKEALNFQSHGIHFETATNIFKDPFRMERHDDDSSDDEDRWQTMGFYNDVLFVAYTEREEYTWIISARLAEPFERRIYHEQGRGRSDLRGWERVNS; encoded by the coding sequence ATGATTAAGTTTAAATGGGACCCCGCAAAGGAAGCGTTAAACTTTCAAAGCCACGGAATTCATTTTGAAACGGCAACGAATATATTCAAGGACCCGTTCAGGATGGAACGCCATGACGATGACAGTAGCGACGATGAAGATCGGTGGCAGACCATGGGATTTTATAATGACGTTCTTTTTGTTGCCTATACGGAACGGGAAGAATATACGTGGATAATATCGGCCCGTTTAGCGGAGCCTTTTGAACGGAGGATATACCATGAACAAGGACGAGGACGTAGTGATCTACGAGGGTGGGAAAGAGTTAACTCCTGA
- the pgsA gene encoding CDP-diacylglycerol--glycerol-3-phosphate 3-phosphatidyltransferase, with translation MYLADKVTASRLVFSPLFFLVYHLHNIAPFWFPAPAPWTVPALWILFFVTEITDLIDGKVARSRKEVSDFGKLFDPFADTLAWITFFLCFVADGILPAALFVVILYREFGILFLRNLMLKKGIAMGARKGGKIKAFGYMFTGIASLLASSAGRLGLEPRFFDLFCRVALAFFVLSVVISLVSFADYLRVYRAAPKS, from the coding sequence ATGTATTTGGCTGACAAAGTAACCGCGTCACGATTGGTATTTTCCCCGCTTTTTTTCCTGGTATACCACTTGCACAACATAGCCCCCTTTTGGTTCCCCGCCCCTGCCCCCTGGACAGTTCCGGCCCTGTGGATTCTGTTTTTTGTGACCGAAATAACCGATTTAATAGACGGGAAGGTCGCCCGGAGCCGGAAAGAGGTCAGCGATTTTGGCAAGCTTTTCGATCCCTTTGCGGACACTCTGGCCTGGATCACCTTTTTTCTGTGTTTTGTGGCGGACGGGATACTGCCGGCGGCCCTTTTTGTCGTCATTTTGTACCGTGAATTTGGGATTCTCTTTTTACGGAACCTGATGCTGAAGAAGGGCATTGCCATGGGGGCCAGGAAGGGGGGCAAAATTAAGGCTTTTGGGTACATGTTTACCGGCATAGCGTCTCTGCTTGCTTCCAGTGCGGGTCGTTTGGGCCTGGAACCCCGTTTTTTTGACCTTTTTTGCCGGGTGGCGCTGGCTTTTTTTGTCCTTTCGGTGGTGATTTCCCTGGTTTCCTTTGCTGACTATCTCAGGGTATACCGGGCTGCGCCAAAGTCCTAA